A stretch of the Pseudopipra pipra isolate bDixPip1 chromosome 11, bDixPip1.hap1, whole genome shotgun sequence genome encodes the following:
- the LOC135420550 gene encoding LOW QUALITY PROTEIN: G2/M phase-specific E3 ubiquitin-protein ligase-like (The sequence of the model RefSeq protein was modified relative to this genomic sequence to represent the inferred CDS: inserted 1 base in 1 codon), producing MSHREQAAPRGREPACLLCRQSDADSDICGEKLFIHGFCAHENCLFFANNFPDRPIHRRGLWCLHSWEIRDVVSQAAEQSCSICGQIGATIYCCRRHCDVSFHLPCAKQGGCVTQFCRPYRAFCAAHRPQQAVEATPEPGTECIICMEPVEDRKTFNTMVCPACKSAWFHRDCIQVGVVLSPXGGTAGAQQHQGLTLAVVFLLQGQALHAGYSSMQCPLCRNDDAFRKDLLTMGIRIPFRPPTWEGFNAFDELGDRHRRCDASECLFPGGRQEAERQGPWELLLCSSCAAEGTHRHCSGLRTSITSWECDGCAGLGTSSRVDSRLPGVSMARQSGLEPCDGSREPQTTSTNAGILMLPWQSPSSAPLETISPSTSAQVPARVSSAPQTSHRRTNRQGTWEQPLQTPSQETSSSSPESQVTSGSSHSTFTETEDSSSSSSRGPDRRQNHPRRQRRAQNPHFRSRSPLDRTHEPSPSPGRRRPRPRPSGTSRRRNRSRLQHETPNPSGRSRSRHDRSQVRAPSAGRSSRSRETSRTSRNQNRSHQQHQTPNASGRSRSRRVRNCVRAPSAGSRIPSQEASGTSRRRNRSRRQRQTPNPAGRSRSPLDRNCTPPPSAGRRNSRETPARSSQRQQHSRQQRRTRNSSTRSRSPHDRSRVRAPSTARRTHRWDGETRTHR from the exons ATGTCACACAGGGAGCAGGCGGCCCCCagagggagggagccag caTGCCTGCTGTGTCGGCAATCAGATGCTGATTCGGACATCTGCGGGGAAAAACTCTTCATACATGGGTTCTGTGCCCACGAGAACTGCCTG ttttttgcCAACAACTTTCCTGACCGCCCGATTCATCGAAGAGGACTCTGGTGTCTTCACTCATGGGAGATCCGAGATGTAGTCTCCCAGGCGGCAGAGCAG agctgcagcatctGTGGCCAAATCGGGGCCACCATTTACTGCTGTAGAAGACACTGTGATGTGAGCTTCCACCTGCCCTGTGCCAAGCAGGGAGGCTGTGTCACCCAGTTCTGCAGACCATACAG ggcCTTCTGCGCTGCACACAGGCCACAGCAGGCAGTGGAGGCAACTCCAGAGCCGGGCACCGAATGCATCATCTGCATGGAGCCTGTGGAGGACAGAAAAACCTTCAACACCATGGTGTGCCCAGCCTGCAAAAGTGCCTGGTTCCACAGGGACTGCATCCAAGTAGGAGTGGTTCTGTCAC ctgggggcacagcaggggcacagcagcaccagggcctCACTCTGGCTGTTGTGTttctcctgcagggacaggctctgCATGCTGGTTATTCCTCCATGCAGTGCCCCCTCTGCAGAAATGATGATGCATTTCGCAAGGATCTGCTCACCATGGGGATCCGAATCCCCTTCAG ACCACCAACATGGGAGGGCTTTAATGCATTTGATGAGCTGGGAGACAGACACAGGCGCTGTGATGCCAgtgagtgcctttttccaggaggcaggcaggaggcagagcgacaggg gccctgggaactgctcctgtgctcttcctgtgctgccgagggcacccacagacactgctctggcctGAGGACCAGTATAaccagctgggaatgtgatggctgtgctggcctgggcacat cctcccgAGTTGACTCCCGGCTTCCTGGTGTCAGCATGGCCAGgcagtcaggactggagccttgTGACGGCTCCAGGGAACCCCAGACCACCAGCACCAACGCAGGCATCCTCATGCTACCATGGCAGTCTCCCAGTTCTGCACCACtggagaccatcagccccagcACCAGCGCCCAGGTGCCAGCCCGTGTctcttcagcaccacagaccagccaCCGCCGTACCAACCGACAGGGAACATGGGAGCAGCCTCTGCAAActccctcacaggagacgagcagctccagccctgagagTCAAGTAACATCGGGGTCATCCCACAGCACCTTCACAGAAACCgaggacagcagcagctccagcagtcgggggcctgaccgccggcaaaaccacccccgccggcaacgtcgggcccaaaaTCCACACTTTCGGTCCAGAAGTCCCCTGGACAGGACCCATGAGCCAtcaccaagtcctgggaggcgcaggcccaggccGAGACCATCAGGGACATcccgcaggcgaaaccgctcccgcctgcaacatgagaccccaaatccatccggccggtcCAGAAGTCGCCACGAcaggagccaggtgagagcgcccagtgctgggaggagcAGCCGCAGCCGGGAGACATCAAGGACATCCCGCAACCAAAATCGCTCCCACCAACAACATCAGACCCCAAATGCATCCGGCCGGTCCAGAAGTCGCCGTGTCAGAAACTGTGTGAGAGCACCAAGTGCTGGGAGCCGCATCCCCAGCCAGGAAGCATCAGGGACATcccgcaggcgaaaccgctcccgccggcaacgtcagaccccaaatccgGCCGGCCGGTCCAGAAGTCCCCTTGACAGGAACTGCACGCCACCACCGAGTGCTGGCAGGCGAAACTCAAGGGAGACACCTGCCAGGAGTTCCCAAAGACAACAgcactcccgccagcagcgtcggacaCGGAACTCATCCACCAGATCCAGAAGTCCCCACGACAGgagccgtgttagagcaccaAGTACTGCCAGGCGCACTCA